The proteins below come from a single Agrococcus beijingensis genomic window:
- a CDS encoding FKBP-type peptidyl-prolyl cis-trans isomerase has product MTEKPEIDAPEGPAPTELEITDITIGDGEEAVAGKQVSVHYVGVTHSGGEEFDASYGRGAPLEFPLGVGMVIKGWEQGIEGMRVGGRRKLVIPPHLAYGERGAGGVIGPNETLIFVCDLIAVK; this is encoded by the coding sequence ATGACTGAGAAGCCTGAGATCGACGCCCCCGAGGGGCCCGCACCCACCGAGCTCGAGATCACCGACATCACGATCGGTGACGGAGAGGAGGCGGTGGCCGGCAAGCAGGTCAGCGTCCACTACGTCGGCGTGACCCATTCCGGCGGCGAGGAGTTCGACGCCTCGTACGGCCGTGGCGCACCGCTCGAGTTCCCGCTCGGCGTCGGCATGGTCATCAAGGGCTGGGAGCAGGGCATCGAGGGCATGCGCGTCGGTGGACGCCGCAAGCTCGTGATCCCGCCGCACCTGGCCTACGGCGAGCGCGGCGCCGGCGGCGTGATCGGCCCGAACGAGACGCTGATCTTCGTGTGTGACCTGATCGCCGTCAAGTAG
- a CDS encoding FAD-binding oxidoreductase, giving the protein MSLEALRAALPAHVLVTDPAALEVARADKSGHRSQGPPLAIVAAETVEHVQLAMHWASQHGVPVVPRAAGTGLAGGAIAGDGELVISTDAMRELRHVSLVDQSCVVEPGIRNAELNDLLAAHGLWWPPDPASRAISSVGGNIATNAGGLLCAKYGVTREWVLALDVVLADGSLISTGHRTVKGVTGLDLTALMIGSEGTLGIIVGATLKLRPLVEGGIWTVGAFFDDEALAAAACTAVTAARIRPAIMELVGRDAVSMLAAYTGQPMEGAFVLVQTDDLGAEASSELVAQILAAHGGRVERTDDMTRSDALVQVRRQVHFALESFGTVLVEDVSVPRSRLADMFRACDEAAARHGVRLATTAHAGDGNLHPTFVFDGTESADGGPSEAIWACANEVFEAAIAMGGTLTGEHGVGILKRRWLVDELGERQLMLQRAVKSAFDPDGILNPGKAI; this is encoded by the coding sequence GTGAGCCTCGAGGCGCTGCGCGCGGCGCTCCCCGCCCACGTGCTCGTGACCGACCCGGCGGCGCTCGAGGTCGCGCGCGCCGACAAGTCGGGCCATCGCTCGCAGGGGCCGCCGCTCGCGATCGTCGCCGCCGAGACGGTCGAGCACGTGCAGCTCGCGATGCACTGGGCGAGCCAGCACGGCGTGCCGGTCGTGCCGCGAGCCGCCGGCACGGGCCTGGCCGGCGGCGCCATCGCCGGCGACGGCGAGCTGGTGATCTCGACCGACGCCATGCGCGAGCTGCGGCACGTCTCGCTCGTCGACCAGTCGTGCGTCGTCGAGCCGGGCATCCGCAACGCCGAGCTCAACGACCTGCTCGCCGCGCACGGCCTCTGGTGGCCGCCCGACCCGGCCAGCCGGGCCATCTCGTCGGTCGGCGGCAACATCGCCACGAACGCCGGTGGCCTGCTCTGCGCGAAGTACGGCGTGACCCGCGAATGGGTGCTGGCGCTCGACGTGGTGCTGGCCGACGGCAGCCTCATCTCGACCGGCCACCGCACCGTGAAGGGCGTCACCGGCCTCGACCTCACGGCGCTCATGATCGGCTCCGAGGGCACCCTCGGCATCATCGTCGGCGCGACGCTGAAGCTGCGCCCGCTCGTCGAGGGCGGCATCTGGACGGTCGGCGCCTTCTTCGACGACGAGGCCCTCGCGGCCGCCGCGTGCACGGCCGTGACGGCCGCACGCATCCGCCCCGCGATCATGGAGCTCGTGGGGCGCGACGCGGTCTCGATGCTCGCCGCGTACACCGGCCAGCCCATGGAGGGCGCGTTCGTGCTCGTGCAGACCGACGACCTGGGCGCCGAGGCGTCGTCGGAGCTGGTCGCGCAGATCCTCGCCGCGCACGGCGGCCGCGTCGAGCGCACCGACGACATGACGCGGTCGGATGCCCTGGTGCAGGTGCGCAGGCAGGTGCACTTCGCGCTCGAGTCGTTCGGGACGGTGCTGGTGGAGGACGTCTCGGTGCCGCGCTCGCGCCTGGCCGACATGTTCCGCGCCTGCGACGAGGCGGCGGCGCGCCATGGCGTTCGGTTGGCGACCACCGCGCATGCGGGCGACGGCAACCTCCACCCGACGTTCGTGTTCGACGGCACGGAGTCGGCCGATGGTGGGCCGTCGGAGGCGATCTGGGCGTGCGCGAACGAGGTGTTCGAGGCCGCGATCGCGATGGGCGGCACGCTCACGGGCGAGCACGGCGTCGGCATCCTGAAGCGCCGCTGGCTCGTCGACGAACTCGGCGAGCGGCAGCTGATGCTGCAGCGCGCGGTGAAGTCCGCATTCGACCCCGACGGCATCCTGAACCCCGGCAAGGCGATCTGA
- a CDS encoding histidine phosphatase family protein has translation MEIALVRHGQTDFNRDGRLQGSSDIELNETGIAQAHEAARLLADESWDAVVSSPLTRAAVTADIIAATLDLTVAGRHASLIERAYGEAEGLTKEEAVARFGTDWPGEEAFDDLQRRAVAAVDEVAGLHPVEGLVIVTHGTFIRAFVDHVTGLETRTPDNAHSVRFAGRPGAWQLVGGLVRK, from the coding sequence ATGGAGATCGCGCTCGTACGCCACGGCCAGACCGACTTCAACCGCGACGGCAGGCTGCAGGGCTCGAGCGACATCGAGCTCAACGAGACCGGCATCGCGCAGGCCCACGAGGCCGCTCGCCTGCTCGCCGACGAGTCGTGGGATGCGGTGGTGTCGTCGCCGCTGACGCGCGCGGCCGTCACCGCCGACATCATCGCGGCCACCCTCGACCTGACGGTCGCCGGCCGCCACGCGAGCCTCATCGAGCGCGCGTACGGCGAGGCGGAAGGCCTCACGAAGGAGGAGGCCGTCGCCCGGTTCGGCACCGACTGGCCGGGCGAGGAGGCGTTCGACGACCTGCAGCGGCGGGCCGTCGCAGCGGTCGACGAGGTCGCCGGCCTGCACCCGGTCGAGGGGCTCGTGATCGTCACGCACGGCACGTTCATCCGCGCCTTCGTCGATCACGTCACCGGGCTCGAGACGCGGACACCCGACAACGCCCACTCGGTGCGGTTCGCGGGGCGCCCGGGCGCGTGGCAGCTCGTCGGCGGGCTGGTGCGCAAGTGA